aGACCTTTAATTGATAATTATTTGTACAGGATGTGGTTGATAAATATGCTGAGATGGCACCTAAAGTTGGAATGACTTTTGACTGTGAGAAAAAAGCTTATGAGATGTACAATACCTATGCTGGACTTGTTGGCTTCAGTGTTAGAAAGAGCAGGACGAAGCGCCGCAAATCAGATGATAGTTTATCTCAGAAATATTTTGTTTGCAGTGGCCAAGGACTTCGGAAAAATGAGgcatcacaaaaagatattacaAGGACCTGTTGTGATGCTCGTGTCCAGTTTAGTATCAGCAAGGAGAATGTATGGACTGTGCAAAAGATCGTAGTAGAGCACAACCATTATCTTGCCAGTCCAAATAAGATACATAAGTTGAGGTCCCAACGAGAGATTATAGAGGCAGATAGAAAATTAATTGGGCAGGCACGGCGGTCTGGAATGAAGCCATCCCAAGTTTTCAATTTTATGAAGGAGCATTATGGAGGGGAAGACAAAGTACCATTTACTAAGATGGATTGCTATAATGAGATTGGTCGCGAGCGCAGACAGTACTTAGAAGGCAATGATGCACAAACATTATCTGAGAAATAAACAAGCCCAGGACCCAACATTTTTTTATGCAGTTGAGGTGGACAAGGATACTGGTCATATAGCAAATTTCTTTTGGGCAGATGGTCAGTCTATCATGGATTACAAATGCTTTGGTGATGCTGTGTCCTTTGACACCACATTTCAAACAAATAAGTTTGAAATGCCTTTTGCTCCGATTCTTGGCACCAACCATCACAAGCAAACAATAATTTTTGGGTGTGCACTCATGTTCAACGAGACTATTCCATCATTTGTTTGGCTATTTGAGTCCTTTCTTCAAGCAATGTCTGGAAAGCACCCAAGCACAATTTTCACAGATCAAGACGCGGCAATGGCAGCAGCAATTGCTCATGTATTCCCAAACACAGCCCATCGCCTATGTTTGTGGCATATTGGCCAAAATGCTGTCAAACATCTTGGTCCTATAATTAAAGCGGCAGAGGACAAGGCAAAGGACAAGACAGAGGACAAGGCAGAGGACGAGGCAGAGGACAAGTCAGGTAACAAGTTCAACAAGTTCTGGGCGGATTTCAAAAGTTGTATCTACGAAGACAGAGTAGAGATTTACTTCACAGAGAAATGGGATGAATTGTTGGCTAAATACAACCTTGAGGATAACACATGGATGTCAAACCTATATGCTTTGAGGGCAAAGTGGGCTGCGGTATACCGTGACTCATTTACAGCAGACATGCACTCGACTCAGAGGAGCGAAGGTATGAACAATGTCTTCAAGAAAACATTTCGTAGGAAACTTGGTCTTTCAGAACTCCTTGTAGAATGTGAAAATGTTATAGTCACTCTAAGGTCAAATGAGAAGGATGCTGATTTTCAGTCACGTCGAAAGATCCCAGTTTGCTACATTCCAAATCTGCCAATGTTGAAAACTGCAGCTGAAACATATACGAGGAGAATGTATTCAGATTTTGAGGAAGAGTTTAAAAAACAATT
This genomic interval from Panicum virgatum strain AP13 chromosome 8K, P.virgatum_v5, whole genome shotgun sequence contains the following:
- the LOC120643499 gene encoding protein FAR1-RELATED SEQUENCE 5-like isoform X2, giving the protein MQEISSIPLTVASMDQRASSMDGVRGPKDIASSAFMEDPRSLQIVVVGGDGGEEEQPIRQIGSMDNEIPNETTAGGDGHATDGAEGGVPATSLGDREQAILSSSILRLNAPSANHDVACDRGEEEQQIPHVGAVEIEVPNEDVVDKYAEMAPKVGMTFDCEKKAYEMYNTYAGLVGFSVRKSRTKRRKSDDSLSQKYFVCSGQGLRKNEASQKDITRTCCDARVQFSISKENVWTVQKIVVEHNHYLASPNKIHKLRSQREIIEADRKLIGQARRSGMKPSQVFNFMKEHYGGEDKVPFTKMDCYNEIGRERRQYLEGNDAQTLSEK
- the LOC120643499 gene encoding protein FAR1-RELATED SEQUENCE 5-like isoform X1: MMHKHYLRNKQAQDPTFFYAVEVDKDTGHIANFFWADGQSIMDYKCFGDAVSFDTTFQTNKFEMPFAPILGTNHHKQTIIFGCALMFNETIPSFVWLFESFLQAMSGKHPSTIFTDQDAAMAAAIAHVFPNTAHRLCLWHIGQNAVKHLGPIIKAAEDKAKDKTEDKAEDEAEDKSGNKFNKFWADFKSCIYEDRVEIYFTEKWDELLAKYNLEDNTWMSNLYALRAKWAAVYRDSFTADMHSTQRSEGMNNVFKKTFRRKLGLSELLVECENVIVTLRSNEKDADFQSRRKIPVCYIPNLPMLKTAAETYTRRMYSDFEEEFKKQFTLSCELLEGNGTNSTFFVKYMQSEREATVVLNKEDSTITCSCRMFECIGLLCKHALRVYNMNGVYNLPSQYILPRWTKYAKSGFYIETKQGSEEGDLNAQATLISRQATSLALKCSSSKELLDKIQKAMHDLNLEADTYLSEMHDKSNEISPTPNECVRDPLNGVISFRIPPVIKGPKETRFKNVLEKNPGKKKKKKGAQKKGDDLEHDDIEARDERAETNQIIDCNVGASSTMNAPFVQGGYTNVAMSPFNLFANPSAMAPPYIPGGYTSLLMGVDQDATTQAAVRKLHFDESM